The following coding sequences lie in one Fimbriimonadaceae bacterium genomic window:
- a CDS encoding YtxH domain-containing protein translates to MSESEEKNAMLYLLAGVGVGALIGVAAGMLFAPKAGSETREELSSKLKELKGKTEEWISEQRAKRNAKELVEEMGA, encoded by the coding sequence ATGAGTGAATCTGAAGAAAAAAATGCGATGCTTTACCTTCTTGCCGGCGTAGGGGTCGGTGCTTTGATTGGAGTTGCTGCGGGAATGCTGTTTGCGCCAAAGGCGGGATCTGAGACCCGTGAGGAGCTTTCCAGCAAGCTTAAGGAGCTCAAAGGGAAGACTGAAGAGTGGATTTCTGAGCAAAGAGCAAAAAGAAATGCCAAAGAGCTCGTCGAAGAAATGGGCGCATAG
- a CDS encoding AI-2E family transporter, whose translation MGWWRIALWIALVIITVTFLYMVRMVLLPFILAFIIASLLDPSIKKLRMRGWSKGKAIMTPFLIFFGILGVVGFYLAPVIGGQLSNFSTQVEAISHQLTTEDPSLNFYVKWNPAVIAENKTRQSLTDQLLTQVEPILTTLGLPHTRQELYDRYIEPQQQEIAKGFEWFFTGILGVIGRLGSQLFLLIFTPLLAYFMLADMDRFKRRSAMWIPPSIRAETVELLQDIGSVFTNYLRGVTISISLYMVMMAIILTILQVPYGILLGILFGAIYLIPYIGPIISSIIMILTIGLSGNTTLYGIEFSSSWTLAMVSFAVYLVFDRGFDMLIYPRMVGRSVGLNPLVSMFVTFSGGALFGIIGMLLAFPVAGAVKVILDRLLKVTSSGQESLELPAVPLRHRATG comes from the coding sequence ATGGGCTGGTGGAGAATCGCGCTTTGGATAGCGCTTGTCATCATAACCGTCACCTTTCTTTACATGGTGCGGATGGTTCTCCTGCCATTCATCTTGGCTTTTATTATTGCCTCCCTACTCGATCCATCGATCAAAAAGCTCAGGATGAGGGGTTGGTCGAAAGGGAAGGCGATTATGACGCCGTTCCTGATCTTCTTCGGGATATTGGGTGTCGTCGGGTTCTATCTGGCCCCGGTTATTGGTGGGCAGCTTTCCAATTTTAGTACGCAGGTTGAGGCGATAAGCCATCAGTTAACCACGGAAGACCCGAGCTTAAACTTCTATGTGAAGTGGAACCCAGCCGTGATTGCGGAGAACAAGACAAGGCAAAGTCTTACCGATCAACTGCTCACACAGGTCGAGCCGATTCTCACCACACTGGGTTTGCCCCACACTCGGCAGGAGCTTTACGACCGCTACATCGAGCCTCAACAGCAAGAGATCGCCAAGGGCTTTGAGTGGTTCTTTACTGGCATTCTTGGGGTTATTGGGCGTCTCGGATCGCAGCTATTCCTGCTCATCTTTACGCCTCTGCTCGCGTATTTTATGCTCGCGGACATGGATCGCTTCAAGCGCCGAAGCGCAATGTGGATCCCGCCTTCTATTCGCGCAGAGACAGTGGAACTGCTGCAAGACATCGGCAGCGTGTTTACCAACTACCTCCGGGGTGTTACCATCTCCATTTCTCTGTACATGGTGATGATGGCGATCATTCTCACCATCCTACAAGTTCCGTACGGGATACTGCTTGGCATTCTCTTCGGGGCCATCTATCTGATCCCCTACATCGGGCCAATCATCTCGTCGATCATCATGATCTTGACCATTGGTTTGAGTGGAAACACGACGCTCTATGGAATTGAGTTCAGTTCGTCGTGGACTTTGGCGATGGTCAGCTTTGCGGTTTATCTGGTCTTTGATCGCGGGTTCGACATGTTGATTTATCCAAGGATGGTCGGACGCTCTGTGGGTTTGAATCCACTTGTCAGCATGTTCGTGACATTCAGCGGTGGTGCGTTATTCGGCATCATTGGCATGTTGCTCGCTTTTCCGGTCGCGGGAGCGGTGAAGGTGATTCTGGACCGGCTTCTCAAAGTGACTTCATCTGGCCAAGAGAGTCTGGAATTGCCTGCCGTTCCGCTGCGACATCGTGCAACCGGGTGA
- a CDS encoding RtcB family protein, whose protein sequence is MKEIENVPVWGDPIDEKAVKQIQTCVRGAFAGALMADHHVGYSMPIGGVVAYWDQISPSGVGYDIACGNKAVRLDIPAKEVVSNISRIMDDIFSQISFGVGRCNDEKVDHELFDDRAWKLPMIRQHKQMASNQLGTVGSGNHYVDLFVDEEDHIWCGVHFGSRGIGHKIASFFTEAGGGADGMFVEPVILHEKSALGEDYLEGMRLAGRYAYAGRDWVCDKVAKILGAKVVEEVHNHHNFAWKETHDGQEVWVVRKGATPAFPGQKGFVGGSMGDISVILEGVESEESKKALYSTVHGAGRVMSRTKAAGRLKKGVRQGGEVTREMMHEWVEKQGVELRGAGTDESPHCYKRLPDVLKHHAPTVKILHTLRPIGVAMAGANEFDPYKD, encoded by the coding sequence ATGAAAGAGATCGAAAACGTACCGGTATGGGGAGACCCCATTGACGAAAAAGCGGTGAAGCAGATTCAGACCTGTGTTCGCGGCGCGTTCGCCGGTGCCCTCATGGCAGACCATCACGTTGGCTATTCCATGCCGATTGGTGGAGTCGTGGCGTATTGGGATCAGATCAGCCCATCCGGAGTTGGATATGACATCGCATGCGGCAATAAGGCCGTTAGGTTGGATATCCCCGCCAAGGAGGTCGTCTCCAATATCTCTCGAATCATGGACGATATCTTTAGTCAGATCTCGTTCGGAGTTGGGCGGTGCAACGACGAAAAGGTGGATCACGAACTCTTTGATGATAGGGCCTGGAAACTGCCAATGATCCGTCAGCACAAGCAGATGGCTTCGAACCAGCTTGGGACTGTCGGAAGTGGAAACCACTACGTCGACCTTTTTGTCGACGAGGAGGATCACATTTGGTGCGGAGTCCACTTCGGCTCGCGTGGAATCGGACACAAGATCGCGTCTTTCTTCACCGAAGCAGGCGGCGGAGCCGACGGTATGTTCGTCGAGCCCGTCATTCTGCATGAAAAGTCCGCGTTAGGAGAGGACTACCTCGAAGGAATGCGACTTGCAGGGCGCTATGCCTATGCAGGACGCGACTGGGTTTGCGACAAGGTCGCCAAAATTCTCGGCGCGAAGGTCGTAGAGGAGGTTCATAACCACCACAACTTCGCCTGGAAGGAAACTCATGACGGTCAGGAGGTCTGGGTTGTCCGCAAGGGAGCGACCCCGGCGTTCCCGGGGCAGAAGGGCTTCGTTGGTGGGTCGATGGGCGACATCTCGGTGATCCTCGAAGGCGTGGAAAGCGAGGAGTCTAAGAAGGCTCTGTACTCGACTGTCCATGGAGCGGGGCGCGTTATGTCGCGCACCAAGGCAGCCGGAAGGTTGAAGAAAGGTGTCCGCCAAGGCGGCGAGGTCACACGCGAAATGATGCACGAATGGGTTGAGAAGCAGGGCGTCGAACTAAGGGGTGCAGGCACAGACGAGTCGCCGCACTGCTACAAGCGACTGCCTGACGTGCTCAAGCATCACGCGCCAACGGTGAAGATTCTGCACACCCTGCGCCCAATCGGCGTAGCTATGGCGGGTGCAAACGAGTTCGATCCGTATAAGGATTGA
- a CDS encoding helix-turn-helix transcriptional regulator yields MGKVDSKQKLKLPAALREEDRLVKALSDETMPLIVNLLGQKWALHILYSLQNGPCRYNGLCREFGINPATLSERLGELLKYGIAIRTVLEPGPPPVVQYTLTPKGHELAKIFEYLDAWTHSTDFKKQK; encoded by the coding sequence ATGGGCAAGGTTGACTCCAAGCAGAAGTTGAAGCTCCCCGCGGCACTCCGCGAGGAAGACCGTCTCGTCAAAGCATTGTCAGATGAGACGATGCCCTTGATTGTGAATCTTCTTGGTCAAAAGTGGGCTCTCCACATCCTCTACTCCTTGCAAAATGGCCCTTGTCGATACAACGGTCTGTGCCGAGAATTCGGCATCAATCCCGCGACCCTCAGCGAACGTTTAGGGGAGCTACTCAAGTACGGCATTGCAATCCGAACCGTGCTCGAACCTGGGCCACCACCCGTCGTTCAATACACACTCACACCTAAGGGACACGAACTCGCTAAGATATTCGAGTACCTGGACGCTTGGACCCACTCTACAGACTTCAAAAAACAAAAATAG
- the dnaN gene encoding DNA polymerase III subunit beta, with translation MSMKLDCPRRELSEALSLTSAATRSNSPTMILQNLKLEAHDGGLRVLGCDGEMWIERELACMVHTPGAACVQARLLSDLVSSLPDGDVQLSILDHHGMLLQQGASEYRVLTQDAVDYPEPPAYGGDGELTMNMGTLRAAIESVDFAVSADQHRPILTGVQFIYDGSTLTLVATDTHRLAVKRLEQPGIGSNLTCVVPDRALKAIRSLPIADEDNITIRFGDGRLGIDAGGSKVVAQLLAGAYPAWERVVPSEITRTWQCEVDQLKDRVRRCLILARDSANRVKFKGDGTHILISARSEEKGEAKEEVEMIATNGDLEIAFNGKYILDALDHVPGPGVKIEMIENSRPAVIRTTDGDDGYFCVVMPMALG, from the coding sequence ATGAGTATGAAGCTCGATTGTCCACGTCGTGAACTATCAGAGGCCCTGAGCCTCACCAGTGCGGCCACTAGGTCGAATTCGCCGACTATGATTCTCCAGAACCTCAAACTTGAGGCTCATGACGGAGGGTTACGCGTTCTTGGATGCGATGGCGAGATGTGGATCGAGCGCGAGTTGGCTTGCATGGTCCACACTCCCGGAGCCGCTTGTGTGCAAGCGCGCCTGCTGAGCGATCTGGTCAGTTCCCTACCAGATGGCGACGTACAGCTTTCCATCCTGGACCATCACGGAATGCTCCTTCAGCAAGGTGCGTCCGAATACCGTGTGCTCACCCAAGACGCCGTAGATTATCCGGAACCCCCGGCCTATGGTGGCGACGGTGAATTGACCATGAACATGGGCACCCTAAGGGCCGCGATCGAGTCTGTAGACTTTGCCGTATCCGCCGATCAGCACCGCCCCATCCTAACCGGAGTTCAGTTTATCTACGACGGTTCTACGCTGACCCTTGTCGCGACCGACACCCACCGACTCGCTGTAAAACGTCTGGAGCAGCCTGGTATTGGATCAAACCTCACCTGCGTTGTCCCCGACAGGGCGTTGAAAGCGATCCGGAGCCTCCCGATTGCCGATGAGGACAACATCACCATTCGTTTTGGAGATGGCAGGCTCGGCATCGACGCAGGCGGTTCAAAAGTCGTCGCTCAGCTCCTCGCCGGAGCTTATCCAGCATGGGAGCGTGTCGTCCCTTCCGAGATCACCAGAACATGGCAGTGCGAAGTCGATCAGCTTAAAGATCGCGTCCGTCGATGTTTGATCTTGGCCCGTGATAGCGCCAACCGAGTGAAGTTCAAAGGCGACGGTACTCACATCCTTATCTCTGCACGGAGCGAGGAGAAAGGTGAAGCCAAGGAAGAGGTCGAAATGATCGCCACAAATGGCGATCTGGAGATCGCATTCAACGGCAAGTACATCCTTGACGCTCTTGACCATGTGCCGGGTCCCGGCGTGAAGATCGAAATGATTGAAAACTCCCGGCCCGCCGTGATTCGCACTACCGATGGCGACGACGGCTACTTCTGCGTCGTCATGCCAATGGCGCTCGGATAA
- a CDS encoding sigma-70 family RNA polymerase sigma factor: MQENASRDTIAERRWLAALAKGDPTALGALYEVYGDRIFRYTYRMLGNRTDAEDATAETFLRVLKKSNELRADGAFRTWLFRIARNLCIDRLRQHKLIELPNDAHDSGSEDRATLRITVHQALAELPVEYREPLVLCDLEDMPAREAADLLDISVPALKSRLYRGRRALKDKLGGALEKLR; encoded by the coding sequence ATGCAAGAGAACGCAAGTCGAGACACGATAGCCGAAAGGCGCTGGTTAGCGGCCTTGGCCAAGGGTGATCCCACGGCCTTGGGGGCTCTATACGAAGTGTATGGAGATCGAATTTTTCGCTACACCTATCGCATGTTGGGGAATCGTACCGACGCGGAGGATGCAACGGCGGAGACTTTCTTGAGAGTGCTCAAGAAGTCAAATGAACTGCGCGCTGATGGCGCTTTTCGGACCTGGTTGTTTCGCATAGCGAGAAATCTGTGCATTGACCGGCTAAGACAGCACAAGCTGATCGAACTGCCGAACGATGCGCACGATTCAGGCTCTGAAGATCGCGCAACGCTCAGGATCACCGTTCATCAAGCTCTTGCCGAGCTCCCTGTGGAGTACCGAGAACCCTTGGTCCTCTGCGATCTCGAAGATATGCCTGCGCGAGAAGCTGCTGACCTTTTGGATATCAGCGTTCCTGCGTTAAAATCAAGGCTATACCGAGGAAGAAGGGCGCTCAAGGATAAACTCGGAGGAGCATTGGAGAAATTAAGATGA
- a CDS encoding two pore domain potassium channel family protein has translation MGWKPYTEIKLSQRGWITPAIGHVLTAATYPSLLLKRGFMGLGRALGMPDNVLKPAMTDAMVFTLLVATGACTWWVETHPAGSTFSQIALWYAVWRIVDIVCTAGRIVLFDPYKTHYTSEYKISSTVRSIILGFINYLELIFAFAIVYQINRNLIGPPWASKDTLSSLYLSAVTQLTVGYGDLRPTGVLRLIASLQAFFGLALLSLFVARFISLLRPISSLDEDDED, from the coding sequence ATGGGCTGGAAGCCGTATACCGAGATTAAACTTTCTCAGCGGGGGTGGATAACTCCTGCAATTGGGCATGTCCTAACGGCGGCAACATACCCAAGCTTGCTGCTGAAACGTGGTTTTATGGGCCTTGGTCGAGCCCTCGGAATGCCAGACAATGTTCTCAAGCCGGCGATGACAGACGCCATGGTGTTTACACTGCTTGTGGCAACTGGGGCCTGCACATGGTGGGTCGAGACTCATCCAGCAGGATCGACCTTTTCGCAGATAGCGCTTTGGTATGCCGTCTGGCGGATTGTGGACATCGTGTGTACGGCGGGGCGGATCGTCCTCTTCGACCCATACAAGACGCATTACACATCCGAATACAAGATCAGCTCCACAGTGAGAAGCATCATCTTGGGCTTCATCAACTACTTAGAACTCATTTTTGCTTTTGCGATCGTTTACCAAATCAACAGGAATCTCATCGGTCCGCCCTGGGCGAGCAAGGACACGCTTTCTTCCCTATATCTCAGCGCGGTGACTCAGCTCACGGTTGGGTACGGAGATCTCAGGCCGACCGGTGTACTCCGTCTTATAGCCAGCCTACAGGCGTTTTTTGGCCTTGCGTTGTTGAGCCTGTTCGTGGCGAGGTTTATCTCGCTGCTGCGTCCAATCTCATCTCTCGATGAAGATGATGAGGATTAG
- a CDS encoding DUF4397 domain-containing protein, with amino-acid sequence MARFFNGSSDSGPLDFWLNDDNKAPSISFDTATPAFEEVKPDELDVILNSAGVQDQLDALLFTFVKDKDYIIAALGLENYGSEPLKRLRLVVQEVNRKFINGNVSRLVIFHGYNRETGFETPEVDFQNPGSNPQFKVSEIAFAAAKTANITSGVQNFEVRTSGTENIIVTATHNLLPGKTYAVFILGQENGTGDFTPKVTFIELETRP; translated from the coding sequence ATGGCTCGCTTCTTCAACGGTAGTTCCGATTCTGGGCCGCTTGATTTCTGGCTCAACGACGATAACAAAGCTCCCTCGATCTCATTTGATACCGCCACCCCCGCGTTCGAGGAAGTTAAACCCGACGAACTCGACGTAATCTTGAATTCTGCTGGAGTTCAGGATCAGCTTGATGCCCTGCTTTTCACCTTTGTGAAGGACAAGGATTACATCATCGCCGCGCTAGGGTTGGAAAACTACGGCAGTGAACCTTTGAAGCGTCTCAGGCTTGTGGTTCAGGAAGTAAACCGAAAGTTCATCAACGGCAACGTTTCACGCCTCGTCATTTTCCACGGCTATAACCGAGAAACTGGATTTGAAACCCCCGAAGTTGATTTTCAGAATCCGGGCAGCAACCCACAATTTAAGGTTTCCGAAATCGCCTTTGCAGCCGCAAAGACAGCGAACATCACGTCAGGCGTACAGAACTTTGAAGTTCGGACATCGGGTACCGAAAACATCATCGTGACGGCCACTCATAACCTTCTCCCCGGGAAGACCTATGCAGTATTCATCCTGGGACAGGAGAACGGCACCGGTGACTTCACCCCCAAAGTCACCTTTATCGAATTGGAAACCCGGCCCTAA
- the ilvE gene encoding branched-chain-amino-acid transaminase: MPKLVWLNGEVTPLEDAKTHVSDHAHLYGDGLFEGIRFYGRKIFKFHEHMERLYHGIGYLGYNMHISREQLTEIVLDTCKQADLVDGYIRLNVTRGYGLGLDPKAVETPPSVMVMVSTLALYPRERYETGLTVMTSPFRVIPPDSLDPRLKCIGRYASNILAKQYANRIGAGDALLLNHQGQVAEGTGNNIFIARNGTVHTPHPSCGILQGITRNSVIEMARKDGITVVEDFLSPMDFYAADEAFFTGTATEVMPMVSLDGNKIGCGKPGPITQRMMELFQEAILDGTPF, translated from the coding sequence ATGCCTAAGCTTGTTTGGTTAAACGGTGAAGTGACGCCGCTCGAAGATGCAAAGACGCATGTTTCGGACCATGCGCATCTTTACGGCGACGGGCTCTTTGAGGGAATCCGGTTCTACGGACGCAAGATTTTTAAGTTCCACGAGCACATGGAGCGCTTGTATCACGGGATTGGATATCTCGGCTATAACATGCACATCTCACGAGAGCAGCTCACAGAGATCGTGCTGGATACCTGTAAGCAGGCTGACCTTGTGGATGGCTATATCCGCCTGAATGTAACTCGGGGCTACGGACTTGGGCTCGACCCCAAAGCGGTCGAAACCCCTCCAAGTGTGATGGTGATGGTCTCCACACTCGCGCTCTACCCACGCGAACGTTACGAGACGGGCCTCACGGTAATGACCTCTCCGTTCCGGGTCATTCCACCGGACAGCCTTGATCCTCGCCTAAAATGCATCGGTCGCTATGCCTCCAACATCCTGGCAAAGCAGTATGCCAACCGCATCGGCGCGGGCGACGCGCTGCTGCTGAACCATCAGGGCCAAGTCGCAGAGGGCACAGGCAACAACATCTTCATCGCCCGAAATGGGACTGTGCATACCCCGCATCCTTCTTGTGGAATCTTGCAAGGCATCACGCGTAACTCGGTTATCGAGATGGCACGGAAAGACGGCATAACGGTCGTCGAAGATTTCCTGTCACCGATGGACTTCTATGCTGCCGACGAAGCGTTCTTTACCGGCACCGCAACCGAAGTCATGCCGATGGTGAGCCTTGATGGAAATAAGATCGGTTGTGGTAAGCCAGGACCCATCACCCAAAGGATGATGGAGCTTTTCCAGGAAGCTATTCTTGACGGAACACCGTTCTGA
- a CDS encoding VanW family protein — MKKFLLGALVCVLVVGGSLTVMAFRFEEVIRPNTYVGIVAVGGLSKQAAAKKLRVWWETEKLRELSVRVDGSKKEPMNVRLSKLGIKLDDQASVAELPLDTFGDSLKRKIQSTDEPKQEFDVKFVKIDGDFETLTQYVQKAIGDPRPARVTFAEGIITREPEVSGYELNETALHDVVVEALKGDGAVVLPIEEAPKRVPDDQLSQITEVMAEFSTKFPTSQVSRCGNLKLASSKLDGTILMPGETFSFNDTVGQRTLKAGYKLAGVYVNGRHDTGIGGGICQVSTTLYNAVLFSNLKIVERTNHSMPVAYVPVGRDATVDWGTKDFRFQNTLSYPIAISSSYAPGKLTFRVLGQKDHSLEIKIVGEGHKSWSRGVKYVDDATVPAGTEKVIEKGSAGHQIVMYRILLRDGVQIEKQKLGTSYYGGGVKIIARNEKAVVPKSTTAGAVAGSVNPSEDED; from the coding sequence ATGAAAAAATTTCTATTGGGAGCTTTGGTTTGTGTGCTCGTTGTTGGCGGCTCGCTAACCGTCATGGCCTTTCGGTTTGAAGAGGTCATTAGGCCGAACACGTACGTCGGAATCGTAGCCGTTGGCGGATTGTCGAAGCAGGCTGCGGCAAAGAAGCTGCGAGTTTGGTGGGAGACCGAGAAGCTACGCGAATTGTCTGTGCGAGTCGACGGATCGAAGAAAGAGCCGATGAATGTTCGGCTCTCGAAGCTAGGGATCAAGCTTGACGACCAAGCGAGCGTTGCCGAGTTACCACTCGACACGTTTGGTGATTCTCTCAAACGAAAAATCCAGAGTACCGACGAACCCAAGCAAGAGTTTGACGTTAAGTTTGTAAAGATCGACGGGGACTTTGAGACTCTGACGCAATATGTCCAGAAGGCTATTGGCGATCCGAGGCCAGCTCGTGTCACTTTTGCAGAGGGCATCATCACTCGTGAGCCCGAAGTCAGCGGCTATGAGTTGAATGAAACTGCGCTGCATGATGTCGTCGTCGAGGCTCTCAAGGGTGACGGCGCGGTCGTCTTACCGATTGAAGAGGCGCCGAAAAGGGTGCCCGATGATCAGCTATCCCAGATCACTGAGGTCATGGCAGAATTCTCGACGAAGTTTCCTACAAGCCAGGTCTCTCGTTGTGGCAACCTCAAACTCGCCTCGTCGAAGCTTGACGGGACGATCCTCATGCCGGGAGAAACATTCAGCTTTAACGACACAGTTGGACAGCGCACGCTCAAGGCTGGATACAAGCTCGCCGGCGTCTATGTAAATGGACGGCATGACACTGGAATTGGGGGTGGCATTTGCCAAGTGAGCACCACACTCTACAACGCGGTTCTCTTTAGCAACCTCAAGATCGTTGAGCGGACCAACCATTCTATGCCGGTGGCTTATGTTCCGGTTGGTAGGGATGCGACCGTCGATTGGGGCACGAAAGACTTTCGCTTCCAGAACACCCTGTCGTATCCGATTGCGATCTCAAGCTCGTATGCACCAGGAAAGTTGACATTCAGGGTCCTTGGACAAAAGGATCATTCGCTCGAAATCAAGATTGTGGGCGAAGGTCACAAATCTTGGAGCCGTGGGGTGAAGTACGTCGATGACGCAACCGTACCGGCAGGAACCGAGAAAGTGATTGAAAAGGGAAGCGCTGGACACCAGATCGTCATGTACCGAATTCTTCTTCGTGACGGCGTACAAATTGAGAAGCAGAAGCTTGGCACAAGCTATTACGGTGGCGGTGTGAAGATCATCGCAAGAAACGAGAAGGCCGTCGTCCCGAAGAGCACAACAGCTGGGGCGGTCGCAGGCTCTGTGAACCCCTCTGAAGATGAAGATTAA
- a CDS encoding DUF1579 family protein, with the protein MKKLIGILVLFTSVLVSAQDHMMDMSPPKEVSKLDFMLGKWTGSYTSYMEGMEMSMKGTIVTKKAVGGRYVQSDHTYSGKGMPEMSGMHMASYDPETKEYFGYWFDSTAPGAMEMRGNFMGATLRMVSKPTAVPGMPEPIVMRAWYTKVSATKIDFLLEMKMGNDWAPMMKGTMTKVSK; encoded by the coding sequence ATGAAGAAACTGATTGGAATTCTTGTATTGTTCACGTCCGTTTTGGTCTCAGCTCAAGACCATATGATGGACATGTCACCACCCAAAGAGGTGTCGAAGCTTGACTTCATGCTAGGCAAGTGGACCGGATCCTACACCTCTTATATGGAGGGCATGGAGATGTCCATGAAGGGCACCATCGTCACCAAGAAAGCTGTAGGCGGTCGGTACGTGCAGAGCGATCACACCTACTCGGGCAAAGGTATGCCGGAGATGTCGGGGATGCATATGGCCTCCTACGATCCCGAGACCAAAGAGTATTTCGGCTATTGGTTCGATTCAACAGCTCCCGGTGCGATGGAGATGCGCGGCAACTTTATGGGCGCAACCTTGCGAATGGTCAGCAAGCCAACCGCCGTGCCCGGAATGCCCGAGCCGATCGTCATGAGAGCTTGGTACACAAAAGTGAGTGCAACCAAAATCGACTTCCTGCTGGAAATGAAAATGGGGAACGATTGGGCTCCGATGATGAAAGGAACAATGACGAAAGTCAGCAAGTAA
- the upp gene encoding uracil phosphoribosyltransferase: MALHLVDHPLAQHLLTCLRDKDTDPAFFRRYSRILTTLLVLEATRSLDTQTKTIVTPLENHMGSQLCGGLAAIPILRAGLSMLEPVVDLFPDVAVGYIGLERSDATAIAHSYYCKLPSLAHRTVLCLDPMLATGGSASQAISLIKANGGAKIVMVCVVAAPQGIEKLSTDHPEVPIYSAALDRDLNDLKYILPGLGDFGDRLYGTM, encoded by the coding sequence ATGGCCCTGCATCTGGTCGATCATCCGCTTGCTCAGCATCTCCTGACCTGCTTGAGAGACAAGGATACTGACCCGGCATTCTTTCGCCGGTATAGCCGGATTCTCACGACGCTGCTTGTCTTAGAGGCAACTCGTTCGCTTGACACACAGACCAAAACAATCGTCACTCCTCTCGAAAACCATATGGGCTCGCAACTATGTGGAGGCCTTGCCGCAATTCCAATCTTGCGTGCTGGGCTAAGCATGCTCGAACCAGTCGTTGATCTTTTCCCCGATGTCGCGGTTGGATATATAGGCTTGGAACGCAGCGATGCAACTGCCATCGCCCACAGCTATTACTGCAAGCTTCCTAGCCTTGCTCACAGAACGGTCCTTTGCCTCGATCCGATGCTCGCAACCGGCGGCTCCGCTTCCCAAGCCATTTCCCTCATTAAAGCCAACGGAGGCGCGAAAATCGTCATGGTTTGTGTCGTCGCAGCTCCCCAAGGGATAGAGAAACTTTCTACAGATCACCCGGAAGTTCCGATCTACTCCGCCGCACTCGACCGTGACCTGAACGACTTGAAATATATTCTTCCTGGACTCGGAGACTTTGGCGATAGACTCTACGGAACAATGTAA